GACGAGGCGGGCGTGAAACTCCCGCAGCTCCGTCTCATCGTAAGTGTTGTCCAGCGTGGTCATCGCCATCCGGTGCTTCACGCGCACAAAGCCCTCGCTGCGATCATCGCCTACGCGTTGGGTCGGAGTTTCGCCCGCTGCCAACTCGGGAAACTTCGTCTCCAGCTCAGCGAGTTCTTTCTTCAGTGCATCGTATTCGAAGTCACCAATCTCAGGCCGCGCCTCGCGGTAGTAACGCTCATCATGGCGGACGAGTTCGGCACGGAGTTGTTCAATGCGGGCTTGGGCCTGGGCGGTCGTCATAGGGCGGACACGGTTTTCGCGGAAACAAGCACGGCTTCAATCTTCGGTTTACGTTTCCACAAAGGCGTTTCGAGCAGGCGGCGATACCAGGGCCAGAACGTGTAAACCGTCACCGCCACCACAGCGCCGATCGTGTCGGCGATCCAGTCCGCCAGCTCCATCGAGCGGCCGGGTGTGAGGCTTTGGCGCAACTCGTCCGACACTCCGAAAAGCGACACGATCACCACGGCCCACCACGCGTGACCTCCACGAAACGGCCGGAGCACCAGCGTCGCCATCAAACCAAACACCGAAAAATGGGCGACTTTGTCGAAGTTCACGATACTCGTCGCCGCCACTTGGCCATTACCCGAAGCCCACACAATGGTCGCGGCCAGAGCGACGGCATAGGCCCATTGCCAGCGTGAAGGTATTTTGGAGATCAACACTCGCGTCATGCTTGATTCGCGCACGGCAAAATCCAAGGGATAATCCAACGCATATTCTCCACCGTCGGCGTAACCCAGCTTGTGATTTCCGGGCGTCGTCGATCAGCTGATGTGCACCACGTCCTCCATGAGCACTTCGCAACACCCCGACGACCGGCCGGACCGCTTGGACGACAATTCATTTTCCAAACGCATGGCTCGGCGTCTCGCGCGGCTGCAAGAAAACGGGCCGCGCGATCTTTGGTGGCAGTTACTCGATCTGCTCGAAAAATACCGCGCACTCCGCCTCGC
This portion of the Rariglobus hedericola genome encodes:
- a CDS encoding VanZ family protein is translated as MRESSMTRVLISKIPSRWQWAYAVALAATIVWASGNGQVAATSIVNFDKVAHFSVFGLMATLVLRPFRGGHAWWAVVIVSLFGVSDELRQSLTPGRSMELADWIADTIGAVVAVTVYTFWPWYRRLLETPLWKRKPKIEAVLVSAKTVSAL